From a region of the Mycolicibacterium sp. MU0050 genome:
- a CDS encoding ABC transporter permease: MTFTDATAESKTFRRARRDLVEGFARRELWLHLGWQDIKQRYRRSVLGPFWITIATGTTAIAMGALYSKLFKLELAEHLPYVTLGLIVWNLINAAIIEGSEVFVANEGLIKQLPTPLSVHVYRLVWRQMILFGHNIIIYVIIAIIFPKPWSWADLSFILALGLIMLNCVWVSLCFGILATRYRDINPLLVAIVQLLFFMTPIIWNDKTLQQQGAQDWIKIVELNPLLHYLDIVRAPLLGDTQELRHWLVVLVLTVVGWAIALLAMRQYRARVPYWV; this comes from the coding sequence ATGACGTTCACCGATGCGACCGCCGAGTCCAAGACCTTCCGCCGGGCCCGTCGCGACCTCGTGGAGGGATTCGCACGCCGCGAACTGTGGCTGCACCTGGGCTGGCAGGACATCAAGCAGCGGTACCGGCGGTCGGTGCTGGGGCCGTTCTGGATCACCATCGCCACCGGCACCACGGCGATCGCCATGGGCGCCCTGTACTCGAAGCTGTTCAAGCTCGAGCTGGCCGAGCACCTGCCGTATGTGACGCTGGGGCTGATCGTCTGGAACCTGATCAATGCGGCGATCATCGAGGGCTCGGAGGTGTTCGTCGCCAACGAGGGCCTGATCAAACAGCTCCCGACGCCGCTGAGCGTGCACGTCTACCGGCTGGTGTGGCGGCAGATGATCCTGTTCGGCCACAACATCATCATCTACGTCATCATCGCCATCATCTTCCCGAAACCCTGGTCCTGGGCGGATCTTTCGTTCATCTTGGCGCTCGGACTGATCATGCTGAACTGCGTGTGGGTGTCGCTGTGTTTCGGCATCCTGGCGACCCGCTACCGCGACATCAACCCGCTGCTCGTCGCGATCGTGCAGTTGTTGTTCTTCATGACGCCGATCATCTGGAACGACAAGACGCTGCAGCAGCAGGGCGCTCAGGACTGGATCAAGATCGTCGAGCTGAACCCACTGCTGCACTACCTCGACATTGTGCGGGCGCCGCTGCTGGGTGACACCCAGGAGTTGCGGCACTGGCTGGTGGTGCTGGTGCTGACGGTCGTGGGCTGGGCGATCGCGCTGTTGGCCATGCGCCAGTACCGCGCGCGGGTGCCGTACTGGGTGTAG
- a CDS encoding glycosyltransferase family 2 protein, with product MSVFVCAVVVTHRRPDELAKSLDALAAQRRRPDHLIVVDNDDDARVAELVAGQPIPSTYLPSRRNLGGAGGFALGMLHALAAGADWIWLADDDGRPDGPEVLSTLLDCARRHGLAEVSPMVCDLDDPQRLAFPLRRGLVWRRRVSELRSDGGDDLLPGIASLFNGALFRASTVEAVGVPDIRLFFRGDEVEVHRRLVRSGLAFGTCLDAVYLHPQGGDEFKPILGGRMHTQYPDNETKRFFTYRNRGYLLSQPGMRKLLPQEWLRFGWYFLVSRRDPTGFREWVRLRRLGRNERFFRGEGSDGRGQR from the coding sequence TTGGCGAAGTCGCTGGACGCGTTGGCGGCACAACGGCGTCGCCCCGATCACCTGATCGTCGTCGACAACGACGACGACGCGCGGGTGGCGGAACTGGTTGCCGGGCAACCCATCCCGTCGACCTACCTGCCGTCGCGGCGCAACCTCGGTGGCGCCGGCGGATTCGCCCTCGGCATGCTGCACGCGCTGGCCGCCGGCGCGGACTGGATCTGGCTCGCCGACGACGACGGCCGTCCCGACGGGCCCGAGGTGTTGAGCACCCTGCTGGACTGCGCGCGGCGCCACGGGTTGGCCGAGGTGTCGCCGATGGTGTGCGACCTGGACGACCCGCAGCGGCTGGCATTCCCGCTGCGGCGCGGATTGGTGTGGCGCCGAAGGGTTTCGGAGTTGCGAAGCGACGGCGGCGACGACTTGCTGCCCGGCATCGCCTCGCTGTTCAACGGTGCGCTGTTCCGGGCATCCACCGTGGAAGCGGTTGGGGTGCCGGATATTCGGTTGTTCTTCCGCGGCGACGAGGTGGAGGTGCACCGCCGGCTGGTTCGGTCGGGCCTGGCGTTCGGCACCTGCCTGGACGCGGTGTACCTGCACCCGCAGGGCGGTGACGAGTTCAAGCCGATCCTGGGCGGACGGATGCACACCCAGTACCCGGACAACGAGACCAAGCGCTTCTTCACCTACCGCAACCGCGGCTACCTGCTGTCCCAGCCCGGCATGCGCAAGCTGCTGCCACAGGAATGGCTGCGGTTCGGCTGGTACTTTCTGGTGTCCCGTCGCGACCCCACGGGATTCCGGGAATGGGTGCGGCTGCGCCGCCTGGGCAGAAACGAGCGGTTCTTCCGGGGCGAGGGCAGCGACGGGAGAGGACAACGATGA
- a CDS encoding pyridoxamine 5'-phosphate oxidase family protein, with protein MSADTAPVTTLSDQESWELLSGVHLGRLVTVIGGQAEIFPVNFVVQRGTILFRSAEGTKLFGTVMNERVLFEADDHNVVEGWSVIVRGNAEVLYSSEDIDEAEQAGLYPWIATLKLRYVRITPTEISGRRFVFGPEPDAGHVPG; from the coding sequence ATGAGCGCCGATACCGCACCGGTCACCACGTTGAGCGACCAAGAGAGCTGGGAACTGCTGTCCGGCGTGCACCTGGGCCGGTTGGTCACGGTCATCGGCGGGCAGGCCGAGATCTTCCCGGTGAACTTCGTGGTCCAGCGGGGCACCATCCTGTTCCGCAGCGCGGAGGGCACCAAGCTGTTCGGCACCGTGATGAACGAGCGGGTGCTGTTCGAGGCCGACGACCACAACGTGGTCGAGGGGTGGAGCGTCATCGTCCGCGGCAACGCCGAGGTGCTGTACAGCTCCGAGGACATCGACGAGGCCGAACAGGCCGGGCTGTACCCCTGGATCGCGACGCTGAAGCTGCGCTACGTCCGGATCACCCCCACCGAGATCTCGGGCCGACGCTTCGTCTTCGGCCCCGAACCCGACGCCGGTCACGTCCCCGGCTGA
- a CDS encoding carboxymuconolactone decarboxylase family protein — protein sequence MTPTLTAERLDLNRVSPEIYAAMIALDTAARQDLDPTLAELIKIRASQINHCANCIDMHTHAARRRGETEQRIYLLSAWREMPELYTERERAALALTEEMTVLSGGEHVSDEVYAQAAAVFAERELGQVIAMALTINAWNRIAVTTRMRPPVRS from the coding sequence ATGACACCGACACTGACCGCCGAGCGCCTCGATCTGAACCGGGTTTCTCCGGAGATCTACGCGGCGATGATCGCCCTCGACACCGCTGCCCGCCAGGATCTGGACCCCACCCTGGCCGAGCTGATCAAGATTCGGGCCTCGCAGATCAACCACTGCGCCAACTGCATCGACATGCACACCCACGCCGCCCGCAGACGCGGCGAGACCGAGCAGCGCATCTACCTGCTCTCGGCCTGGCGGGAGATGCCGGAGCTCTACACCGAGCGGGAGCGCGCGGCGCTCGCGTTGACCGAGGAGATGACCGTGCTCTCCGGTGGCGAGCACGTCTCGGACGAGGTGTATGCGCAAGCCGCGGCGGTTTTCGCCGAGCGGGAGCTCGGCCAGGTGATCGCGATGGCGTTGACCATCAACGCCTGGAACCGGATTGCCGTGACCACCCGCATGCGCCCGCCCGTGCGCAGTTAG